A genomic stretch from uncultured Pseudodesulfovibrio sp. includes:
- the rlmN gene encoding 23S rRNA (adenine(2503)-C(2))-methyltransferase RlmN — MQNLIELTKNDLEAFVAEDLKEPRFRTEQIWQWLWQKRVRTIDDMTNLSKPLREKVAAMATIAWPEIAKVATSKDGTIKFLLRMGDGALIETVLIPMNDRYSQCLSTQVGCAMACTFCNTGKLGFERNLTYGEIMGQILVGRQYLEDQGMNPLKNLVFMGMGEPLLNLDTLIKVLTDLPCERGLSLSWRRSMVSTVGFPDKLKILGDLEIALPAISLHAPTQELRAKIMPKAAKVHLNDLMASLKAYPMRQRERITFEYLLLKDVNDSMEHADQLARLIDRRKGKINLIAYNATEGMPYDAPDRGKVEAFEKRLWDHGMTAFIRRSMGSDIKAACGQLKADNM; from the coding sequence ATGCAAAATCTTATTGAACTGACAAAAAATGACCTTGAGGCGTTCGTTGCCGAAGATCTGAAAGAACCCCGTTTTCGAACGGAGCAGATCTGGCAATGGCTGTGGCAGAAACGTGTCCGTACCATTGACGACATGACGAACCTGTCCAAACCGCTCCGGGAAAAGGTCGCCGCCATGGCAACCATTGCCTGGCCGGAAATCGCCAAGGTCGCCACCAGCAAGGATGGAACCATCAAGTTCCTGTTGCGCATGGGTGACGGTGCGCTCATCGAGACCGTTCTCATTCCCATGAACGACCGCTACTCCCAATGCCTGTCCACTCAGGTGGGCTGTGCCATGGCATGCACCTTCTGCAACACCGGCAAACTCGGATTCGAACGCAACCTGACCTATGGCGAGATCATGGGACAGATCCTGGTGGGCCGCCAATACCTGGAAGATCAGGGCATGAACCCGCTCAAGAACCTCGTGTTCATGGGTATGGGTGAGCCACTGTTGAACCTCGATACACTTATCAAGGTGTTGACCGATCTGCCATGCGAACGCGGCTTGTCCCTTTCATGGCGCCGGTCCATGGTTTCCACCGTCGGTTTCCCCGACAAGCTCAAGATTTTGGGAGACCTTGAAATTGCCCTGCCGGCGATCTCCCTGCACGCCCCCACTCAGGAACTTCGCGCCAAGATCATGCCCAAGGCCGCCAAGGTTCATCTGAACGACCTCATGGCCAGCCTCAAGGCATATCCCATGCGTCAGCGCGAACGGATTACGTTTGAATACCTGCTGTTGAAGGACGTGAACGACTCAATGGAACACGCGGACCAACTGGCCCGACTCATTGACCGAAGAAAGGGCAAGATCAACCTCATCGCCTACAACGCGACCGAGGGCATGCCGTATGACGCCCCTGATCGCGGCAAGGTCGAAGCCTTTGAAAAACGGCTGTGGGATCACGGAATGACCGCTTTTATTCGCCGCTCCATGGGCTCGGACATTAAGGCGGCATGTGGTCAGCTCAAAGCTGACAACATGTAA